The Labrus bergylta chromosome 14, fLabBer1.1, whole genome shotgun sequence region TGAAAACTCTTCTTGTCGTCTTCTTGTAATGTCGTATGATAAGATTCAAGGAAGTGTTTTCAAACGTGGTTAAGATAGTTATTAAAGTAGCTGTTTAGTCATTGAGTTCATACATTTAGCTGTGCTGGTTACAAAGTACAAGAGGTCTTTCTTATACTCTATTCGCCTTATGAACATAAATGGGATTAACAGTTAGAGTTAGGGATgcaacgattcactcaactcacaatACGATTCACGACACCGGGTTCACGATATGATTCACGATACTGGGTTCACGATACTGTGTtcacgatacgattctctcacaatttatttaacaaaatgagACTGAGGAAAAATTATgagatgactgaaaaagatacctttaatttttcattaaaacaccaATACACCTCGTAATCTCTTTGGCTCTTGCACTCGTTTGGGCGAGCGGGGCTGAAAACCCACTTGTTAGTATGGTTTGGCCTCCGCAGCTGCCATGATAAGGGCTGCTTGTTACAACCAACCgcctctgctctacagctgctgacgctcacgatATTACtgcgattcatttttcagagtaccggtGTGAACCTTGACACCTTAGAATCGATTTGTAACTGCCTCACGATTACATCCCTAGTTTGAGTCCCTCCAAAGCTGTTCAATACTACACAAACTACATATTGTTAAACTCTGCAAAAAACTGAGGTCAAATTTATAGGAGTATCTGATGTACCATTGGTAATACTTGTACTTCATTCCAGAATTAAAATTTACAAAGGCGTAGATATGGGCACAATTGATCAAgggatgtttttgtctttcttatGAAATCTGAGTGGTTCCAACACCCATATATagtgaccatagactgtaaatatcaatggacgaagcctgagtggcgtcacccatctgttactgcaggggtcCCATCGATGGCTTAGCCATgcttgaaatgctgtctcaacctaaccttcagtcaacctaactacaggctaagagctggagccaAGCTGGGTTTTTCAGCCTTTTGACAACGGCTACATCGCGCCTGCCTGTCTACAGGTCAGCTACgcgctttttcatttttttgaaacgGTCTATAAACTTGTTAATTTCTGCCATTAATTTGAATTGTGGTGTTTATGGGACTACCAAGCTtttgcagtcagcctcaagtcGACACTCAACAAGCTGCAGGGTTTGGCACTTAGGCGTCAGCTTCATTCTTCAACACCAGAGATCTCAGCTTTATTACCTGCTTTGGTTTAATAACttatttaattatattatattcttATTTCTACAAAGGACCCATGAAGACACAACAACTTCCTGGTTCTCACACAGTAtggaaaatgtttgatttcaaaCCCATCAATATATTTAACAAGGTAACCGCTGCAGCTCAAACCATTCTCACAAGCAACTCGGGTATTACAAAAATCCAACCACGTGATAGAACGACAACTAAAAgttgtatatatattataaactttattattttcaaaaactttTACAACATGGAAACATTTAGAGCAATTTCATATGCAAAAGGACACtgtaatgtttatgttttatgccaGTGATGTAATTTGGTAGTGTTCTGTTTGGCCCACATTGGGGGCCCTCTTGGTTCATGTTTGAAAGATATGTTGGAATAACGAAGAAGAAAACTGAGGCTATGAGGTTAATGTTATGCACCCAGAAATCTAACTAAAGAACCTTAAAACCATACTCGGCTGTGTTGAAGATTATTCAGCAACTTTATAGGCACCTTTTGTAACAGCACTAACAACCTGTGTTCCTCCCTATAGCATTAGCTCTATTGCTAAGcgcaattatttatttaaactttttagaATGCCAGATTGTCAGTGAACTATGGTTGGCCCCTGCTGTGGATATATAAACAGTCTTTCTCTGAAAGTTCATTTCCAAAACATTCCAAATTATTCCTTTTGGTGGGTAATAATtattaatatgaaaaatatttttgaagtaATGTTGACAATATGCAGTGATGGGAGACGTTGCCCTTTACAGTTTCAAATAACAGATTAGTTCAGAGCAGGACTATGAAGACAATAGAAATAGTAATGTCTGTATCTGAGTGAGGAAATAAGCACATCATTTATATGCCTTATGAAAGTATGACTCATACTTTCACACTAACTATTTTCACTGTcaaggagataaaaaaaacacttcctatctctcttcaatgttttgctTAAACCCATCACTAAACTTTGTCAGGTTAAGTCATATTTAACTGTGGGAGACTGACATGGTTGATACACTGTGTGAAGTGCCTCATTTGAAATTGTTAAGAAAATTATTCAGTGTCCTTGGTGTTCCTACAGTAGTCAACATTAAGCATTTAccatttcaataaaacaaactggTATCACAAACATTGTAACCTTAAGGGTTGTCctatttttctcattttgaaTTTTGTTTGATCTTTATATGAAAAAGACAACATAATCAATTTAGGAAATATACAGTGtttttacttaaaaacaaaaaccagagaACATTTTGATATATGTTTCATAAATTGCTTATGATAAcacaaatttacaagaatacAATCAAAGATATGGTTATATAAGGAAACCAAATGCCAAAATGAATCAAAGaagcacaatttaaaaaaagaatacaaagtATTAACTGAACTACATGATCACAGATTACAGACATGGTCAATTATTGGGCTGATACTTGATCCTTTTTTAGGagaagattaaaatgtttaccaCACATAGAAGATACCTGGGTGGGCCTGCCCTAGTATATTTCAGCCctgtttttatctattttttattcattcataatATTGCAGCATGCACGAGAAAGCAAGCAAGAGTTCAGGCGGGCGCGAGGATATCACTGAGCGGATGACATTTTTCTGTGCCTGAACCCTCCAtgcaacataacaaaactcctgtttaaaaaaaagattccctctcgactcctgcggAGAGATAAGACGCAGCAAATCTATGAGAGCAGAATCATGTCATTCTGTGGGATACACTGGATGTAGAAATCTTGGGGTTGGGTTcagttgtccttttttttgtattattccaACATGGGTGTAGTAATGAACTCTTCTGGGTTCTCTATAACATCTAAAAAGAGAGGGGAAATAGGAGGACTTTTGATTAGTAAATTGCCTCAGAGGACATTCTACTTctcaaggtttttgttttttttaaaggaattctaaaaaaaaaaaattccattcTGTCAAATTGATGTAGCATACCACATTAATTTAAATCCTAATAACCTTACTCAATGTCCGTATTTCTTATTGAGAAAGACAAGGACATGAGAAAAAATTCTTTAACTCACCCTCAATGCCAGGTGTTAGGATGTTATGGAGAATGATTAAAACACTTCCCAGGAGGACAGCCAAAAAGATTGCTTTAATAGCCATAGACACAACAGGGAATAAAGGAcctgaaaaatataaacatatcaAACAAAATTAGATGATGGCATTAACATTGACAAGTCATTTGTAAAGCCAGATAAAGATACCATGGCACTGTACCGGTCACCTTTGCCTTTGACTTAAGGGATTCTACAATTCACAAgtcttagcagatgcttttatctaaagcgacgtacatcagagagtaagtacaacactattccattcatacaccgccaccaaagcagtgggagcaatgcgTCTTGTGTCTtgcaaggacacatcggacatgttgcatGTCCTTACTATCTTAATCTAACTCTGTCCCCTACTTTTTATGCACAATGAATCTGTGCTATCTCCTTGCGCAATTCAaggaagcattttagcgctgctctGCGCGACTAACCGGCGGACTTCCGTATGATGTTGCTctgctggggattgaacccttgacttCTCCGGTGAAGAGGCaatgactctacccactgagccacagccaccggATGAAGTGTGCTTATTCACAGTAccgattgcctagtgtgagtgtgcccttagAGAGGATAGCTTTACAGACATGAAATGCGCAAAATACTGTCAGGATTGGTTGTTGATCCTGCTACAAGGACCGTGGCCTCAGGGGCTGCTCTACTAAATAAGCTAAACCAGCACCCTATGTTCTTCAAACTTGttgttgtcaaaaaaaaagtgaactgaTATTATACTACGAGAATTTTATATTTGATTGGTTTTAATtagacaaagttaaaaaaaaaagtcaaaatgtggATTGTAGTTTTAGAGTTAACCACTGTACCTTGCAGACTGGGCACTGTGCAGATTTTCAGTTGAATAACTGTTTCTTCTTTGCTGACATTGTTCCAAACAATACACGTTAAGCTTCCAGCCAGCTGACCCTTTAAGCTGATGGTAACGTGTTTAAGACTGGGTTCGTCTTGTGTAGTTCTAGTCCTTGTCAGAGATTGTATGTTAACTCTACTGCTGTTCAGGAACTGGCTGTTGTCTCTTGTCTGCATGAGTAAGTTTCCGTCTAAAGTCAGACGGAACTCCACTCCATCTCCCTCAGAGGAGCAGCTGATGTTGATCTGTTCTGACGAACACATCTGAGAAACAGCTGGCTTTGACACTGGAGCtggaagacaaacaaaaagaaacatgttaagTACCTACAGTACAAAGTACAGGGTAGAATAACCTAAACTTTGTTCTTTTTGGAGCTAtagcttttttaaattcctatTTTAATGGTTAAACTAACTCCTGAAAAAATCTTTTAAGTTTCATGAATATTTTGTGACAACATTTTGTAGTAAATAAGGATTCATCCCAAAGGAAATAGAACAAAATGTAGACAATAGGGAATGTAAGTTAATGGATGTGATATACAAAGTGTCACCTCCAGAACTACTTAGTTTTGGTTGTGGTGCTGTAAACCAGATTATGGAAAACTTTGTGAAATGGTTAATCATAGGCTGAAGAAGAATTCCTGGATTTGAAGAGGTTTCGGACCCttccccaaaaaaagaaatcaattgACCAAATTGAAACCTTTTTGTTTaggaaaaatatttaaacatataaTGTCATGCTGGCAGATGAAGATAACAAATCATAATATGTGCAAACATAGTAACTCAGCGTATTAACTGCCTACAGTTGTTGAATGTACACGTCTTTGATGTAATTTTGCATCAGGATCCTCATGCTAATAACATGCATACATTATGTTTATGTCCTTTTGTCTTCTGGTAGTCAAATGGCCTTAGAAGTGGAGGTCTTTGGTTGattgtaaaacatttattaacCTCTCTGTCAttattctctgtctctctctttaccttctcaaactataacagtaaaataaaagttttttacttgtaaaataaaattgtaCTTTAAGctaaaattaaatcaaagaatAAAGAGACCTTTATTAAAAGTTTGAAGAACATGGGGTGCTGGTTGGCTCAAACACtagagcaggggtgtcaaagtcctattgggtCGGGGGGCCAGATTTGTGCAAATGAGACTTCCAGTGAgccggactaattttgcagaTATgactataactcaacacatggatatattgTCTGCTgaatgattagaaaaaaaagacaaaataaggtacttgtatagaaaactgCATGCAAacgcataaaatgtaaaattacattaagcagaggggtaAACTCTGgcattgcaaactgcatgttggcacattgaaataattaaatgttccacaatacagaagaaaacaacaatatttAGGTTTTGTATAAATGtctttgagattattatattcttttttaattttgctgtTCAAGGTTAAAGAAACATTGATACAGATTTACTTGCCCTGGGATCAGTGCATTAATAAACAGAGTACAGTGAAGAGAGATTAATATGAGCCCTGGCAGTCCATTCTTCTACATGTCCGTACTATCTTAATCTAACTCTGTCCCCTACTTTTTATGCACCATGAATCTGTGCTATCTCCTTGCGCAATTCAaggaagcattttagcgctgctctGCGCGActaaccagcggacctctgtatgatcggacagcctgtgtTATATCGTTTTTGGATAACAATGACGTGACCTAAAAAGGAACCTTGTGTAAATACAATCAGTTAATATTAATTTTACgttactgtttttacaaaaatcagaggtaaaataagtctgAAGATGCCAGAGGATCAACGCCGGTGTTCGTAACCTACACTTAGTCTTTATGTGGAGAGACGGTCTGGTTGTTACGTATGATGGAGAAGAGTGTTTTTTTATCCAGACGAGCTGCTAATTGTAGCTCACTCCTGAAAGGAAGCGCTGTTATTATCAGCCAAACTTTCGTTTTACATTAGTCAAGACAGGAGACACTGGTGAGaagtgtggacagaactgaagaccgCCAGGAAGCGCGCGCAGTGCCGCTGTGCACCTTTGGTTAAGTCCCTTAGCTCTGAAACAATTCTGGCAaattgtgagcaaataaaactaaagaaatgcTGCTCCtccgatctctcttgaaaacctgcgtTCTGTcacctctcttctctctcttctttttgttcagACTGTTTCCTGATTAACGTAACGCAGGAGCAGCTCATGCGCTCGGACACTCCTCTTTTTATGTTACTCCCCGCTGAGAATAAAGTTTAATTGCCCCGttcaattcatttttgtatcatcatATTACCCTTTTACGTTGCTAATTATAAATGGGTTTTTATTACAATTCGGggaaaataagtattacaaatatttaatttataaaaaatatccTAAATACAATACATTCAATAGATTTcccccttcttcccaaaacCTGCTGTCGGGCTGGACATGGCCTGCGGGCCGTGTGTTTGACATCCCTGCACTAGAGCAATACTCTATATAGACGTATAGTAAAAAACGTTTGCCTCTTTTTTCCTGCAAGTGACCattacatctttatttttaacacggACAATGATTCCTGTCGAACAGGATCTTTCAATAACATAAAGACATATCAGTGTCACACACTGAAATACAATTTAACTTACCTTCAATTTCTACGTGCACATTTACTTTTCTTATTAAAGTCCCTTTTATAGTATATTCATGCAACATGTAGTCTCCAGAGTGTTTCTTTGTTGCTTTTCCCAATTCAAGTCTTCCCTTGGTGTAAAGTTCAGTCTGATTGCTGTGATTGACGTATTCCTCATGTAGACTCTCTATCAGATTTTTGTATGATTTTAAAATCATatatttcttgtctttcttcaaCCTTACATCTGTATCTGCAGTGTTTGGCAGGTGAAAAACCAACAGTTGTCCCACCGCTCCGTAACATTGCTGAGTTCCAGTAGCTTCAGTGAAATTACATTCAATAGAGCCtgaaatcaacaaacaaaaaatcttaAACAATAGTGTCTTACTTCAGTTGCaaaactttgtaaaacaagaaGGTTAAAGCATTTTGTCATTGAATCCAAATATGTTTTAGATGTATATAGCTGCCTTAGTCATACTGTATACTTTAATTTAACCAGTAACTTGATGGCTAAATGATTAACTATTAAACTAGACTTCTAAATTCATTACTAtggcaaacttttttttctctttgatcaaatatgaaaacattttttacagaaTAACAGACTTTAACACAGAACTGcaaccagatacgtgtgcattgcaTGTCTGCTCCACTCGGGTACGGCTCTGTGCTCCCTCGCCAGTCGACACTCGCAGGCAGCTTTATCAGAGAGCCTCACAGAGCAGCGCCGACGGACAGTTGGGAGTCCTGAGACCAAGGAGTTACCTCCTTATTTACAGTATCATGCAGAACAGCGTGAAATAATATGATATACAGTATGCCATGAAAAACTGTATAAAAACCCTTATTAAACATAAGGTCATTGTGTTGAAATTGATGCGCCTTAATCCGGCACAAATAGAAGCCTTGCAGAAGACTCTGGACTGCTGGAGCCGGGACAGAGCTGAGACGCACACACATTGACTAAAGTAAAAAGCTATCAGCTCTGCTGCCGTGGCGGAGCGGAGACAGACAgaacacgcatctggtggatTTAGcagtaacacattttaaaactgtagTGTACCTTGTGCCAGAGCTGTTGCTGCCAGAGCTGTGATGATCACGTAgaagtgtttcattttctttctgttgtatAATATACATTTAATGTAATTAAAATTCTACTTTTAATTATCAAATTATTGAGACAGTTGCACatcaaatctaaaatgaaatgttacagTGAAGTTTGTCTATTGCATTGAGTTTTTGAACtattttagaaatggaaaaataaacctCCTCAGATTTAAGAGTTCTTCATACaattgaataataaaaatgtagtaAACCTACCCGCTTTCTTTCACCAATCTCAgctaaaaaatatttcaatcatATGTTGTGATATACTCGCTTCACAGAGGTGTGATGTCTCACGCTGAGGTTATTTTAGACTGACCGTTTTTTTGACTGAGGGCTGGTGAAAACTCTTCTCGTCTTCTTGTGATCTCATATGATTCAAggaagtttttttaaaagtgcttacCCACAAACTACGTAGGCAACAACAATAAACCAATGTCTATAATCGGCCATATATAGCTCTTCTTCTGGTTGTCGGTACACCAACCAAAGGTCTTTAGTTTGATATTTCACACATATACTAAATTATACTGTGCATGTAGTATTGTTTAGCAATAATGTCACACGGTATTTATTGAAGTAGCTGTTTAACCTTTGAGGTCATACATTTAGATGCTGGTTACTCTTAACAGCCGCATGTGCATAAATGgctcaaaatatatattttttaaaaatggcttttaTTTCTGATATGCCAACATGAATTAAACACTTTATGTACCTATAAGTTCCAAGTTACAAAAAAGCAGTGTTGTAGTCTAGTCCCCAAGTCCGGGTAGAGACTCAAGTCTGAGTCACCAAAGAAAAGTCAGAGTCCTACCTCAACCTGAGTCCTCAAGGTTGAGTATGAGCTAAGTTTCAAGACAGGCTTTAGCGCattggttctcaaactttttagactgcgtaccaccgccgaaaatataaaaaataaaaaaagtaccaccattatggtagatgttaaaatacattgtaggcctatttcaacacacatttcatgcaagaggcaaattaattaaaagaatattatttattattgactgctggcagccacactgtaggactactaagggctagtgctagaacttgcacacacaaaaatgcagaacattaaaaatgacaaatttataccaacaacctgtttggaaatatttagtctccagtgtttcccacacaaacacgata contains the following coding sequences:
- the LOC109987311 gene encoding uncharacterized protein, encoding MKHFYVIITALAATALAQGSIECNFTEATGTQQCYGAVGQLLVFHLPNTADTDVRLKKDKKYMILKSYKNLIESLHEEYVNHSNQTELYTKGRLELGKATKKHSGDYMLHEYTIKGTLIRKVNVHVEIEAPVSKPAVSQMCSSEQINISCSSEGDGVEFRLTLDGNLLMQTRDNSQFLNSSRVNIQSLTRTRTTQDEPSLKHVTISLKGQLAGSLTCIVWNNVSKEETVIQLKICTVPSLQGPLFPVVSMAIKAIFLAVLLGSVLIILHNILTPGIEDVIENPEEFITTPMLE